The DNA region atttttcttttgtaagaGGTAAAAAGGACATGGTAGTGGCAGTTGTTTTCTTTAGATATTCTACAATATTGTATGGTAATCGTGTAGAAGTTTGAATAGTACGTATAGACCTTTTatgtgtataatatatatataatgcttaataaagaaaaataaaataacacatatttctttattataattGAATATTAAAAACCCTATATTAATAATTCCCATACATTGAATAAAAAACCTCGGACAATAGACAATAACAACAAAACCTACCACTCTGTTAAATAAAATTGGATTGTAAATAGATTACCTACTACCATTTATTCCTGTTAAAAATTATTGCAAAGCCAAGAACTTGGCAAATTGGGTTTTGCCACGTGCCAAAGCGTGTCCTTTTTAGAGTTATTAAGCGGTGTCATGCATGTAAACgacaaaaataacaattaaattaactataaaagcataaatatgataatatatatatatagagagagagagagagagagagagagagttggttCATAGTTGTCATGGCTCTTCTTTTGGGAAAGCTAAATCCAAGAAACCAAATCCCATTCAAAGCAAGATGCATGGGATATATAGGAGTTGGGAATTCGAGATCTCTTAACCAGAGCTTAATTAAGAACTCTTAAACCTAAACCAACGTCTGTTCCATTGATGATTAATACTCTGATATAGTCTTCTCCCCTCTGATCATTCCAcgtttgataaatatataaattaggcTTTAGCCGTGAGCTTTCATCATCTGACTTTAAAATTGTATCAATCTGTTTCTGCATTTACACATggtttataaaaagaaaaaatatgcaCCGATGCATGTGGCGTGGATCTCTAATTCTTCTGTTTTACTTAAAGTGTGAAAAGTTATGGGACTAGGGAACTCTTTATAGTTCAAGCAAGGAGATTTATATATCTTTACTAAGTTGTgcagagaaattaaaaaaacaattgaatGAGAAACATATGGTTTTAGAAGCTCAAGGTGTTGTAGTTGTATTTTGGGGAATTAAAGAGGTTTATGGTGTTTTATCGTAGCTTAAACTTCACAGCTCATTGGTTTGACTTGGACATGTTTGCTTAACTATTCTTGGTACAGCTTAATTCAAGTTTTTAAACTTGTGATGCAGAGATCTTTTGAAGGGTAGAGAGGAAGAATGTCAGTTGGATCTACAAAAGCGCATGATGATAAATCTCCTTAAAGTTTTGTGAATTACATGCAAACATCATTGCGGCTGCATGATGAGTTGCtgttgaatgattatttaagaACTTTTTGGTCCCTTTTGCTCACTTTTTCAAACTCAAATTCCATGAATCCACCTCTTTTTTTCCTAAATGAAAGATGCATCTGGTAAAAGTGGGGAGCTTTTCTGCAGTTGTTTTGcccaaatttctttattttctctctcatggGATATTGTGAAGTTTAATGTACGATATGGGACCCCTTATTGGGAAATTGCCATCATGATAGAGCCTGTGATTTCCCAACTTCTAGTCCAAATAGACCTTCaagttgaagaggagatctATAGGGTATCACCAAGAGAATTACTCTTAAACAACCAGACAGTTGTTGAGTATGGTTCAATTTTGTCCATTGCATAAGCCCTAAAgaattaaaaatctattttatggTGTTTGGCACGAATGAAAAATGATGGTAAATAATGTTCAGGTTCAATATAAAACACATCCGATAAGAATGGCAAGGCATGTCAACTTTTGACATTGAAAGACAAAATGAATAAACATTAACTTCCGGCCAGCTGACATTTTTCcatgaatatttttcttttctgccGCTTTGATACATAAATCTATGTTTTCACTGATATAACAGCTTATTTAAAGTACCAATCCCAGCTGTTTTAACAATCTGGATTTGTAGCTCATGTGTTGACAAATCTGCAGTTTCTCCTAACTTCTCCACTGACAAAACTTTCCGGGTTTGTGATGTTTCCCATTTTCACCATTGAATCCGAGAATTGCTGGAAGAAAGCAAGTGGATCTGCTGCATACTTCTTCACAAGCTCCTTTGTTTCGAGACCAAACACGCTTGAATACATTTCCTGGTCTGAATTTAGCAGCCCCTCCCCTTTCAACAGTAAATGGTAGAATGAATTGTCGAAGAGGTTAGGAGTAACATAGTCCATGGCTGATATGTTATTGTCTGATCCTCCAATAGGTGGGCAGACAGATTTCAAGTTGCTCAGGTGTGACTCAGAGATTGGATCGTATCCCGAAGTTGTTGCTTCCCAGTCTCCATGGATCCTTGATCGAAAACTGGCACAGCGTGCCATTCCTATTGTGTGTGACCCTTAAGATTACAAGCACACAAAACAACCATAGTCCATATGAGAGTGTGATATCAGCACCAAGCATGTGATTCAAAGGGCTCTATATCTCACTGGcaacattaaaaaaagaacttgaaactgattttttaggaaaatttctttaagaaatattttgaacttATTATGAAAACTTTCCACAAACAAACTACTTTAGGATACACATATGGATAGGCCACATAAATTAGCATATTAACTCATGCacgaaaaaatgaagaaaaaataatctgCACTCTGTTTTTATCATCACTGTTTACCCAATTCTtcctatatatattcatttgctTGATTTCGGTTAGCAAATGAAACTATTCAAAAAATCATAATAGTTAATAAGCCACCACAAGCATGACTAGTCTCATGATTTAGAAGAACTCTATTGGCAAAACTATTTATTGGCATGTCAAGCGCACTACTGATATGGAAGCTTGTCGAACCTGCTAGCATAAAAAAGCTCtcgtatttgatttttttttttttgttagtgtAATGAGTACCACAATAAATGTTGTCTCTACACACCAACATGCAAGGATTGAAACTCGATTTAGAAGAAACAACTCGAGGTTCCTATATCTTAGAGCTCTGTCTCATTAAAGGGCCAAACCTGCAAGAGCTACCATGTCTGTGACTGAGAGGCCTTGGTAAAGAAACTTGGAAATGATAGACAGCAGGCCTTCTTCTGCTTTAGGAAGATTTGAGTTTGCCAGCTCATAACTTGCAGTGACAGAATCCTTCCTTCCTAGAGGAACATCCCAATAAGGTCCACCAACCTGCAAAttaacaatgaaaaaaaaaagagagagagaaaggaatgTTATCGCAAAATATCCTTCAACCGGCATTACGCAACAGATTTTACATTTTGACATGGTTTCAGCAATCTCTATTTACTATTCTTCGTACCAGGAGCACAGCATCTCTCGCAGCAATGGTGAGTATATCTGCACAAGAGACAATCCCAGGGCAGTCTGATTCAACCGTGTTCTTGATCCTATCAATAATTCTGAAACCTTTTAAAGAGTGTATGTTGGGGGGGGCTTTCTTCTCTCCTTTCAACGTAATTGTGTCCTCGAGCAAAACTGATCCATCGCATCCCTGTGCCAATTAATTAAACTCAAAGCTCAAACTTCATAAACTTGAGTTTTCTTTGTATCTTTCTCTACCCGGCAATTAATCCAATGTATGTTAGCCATGTATGCAATTTTGACGGCTATTTGGAGTAACTTCTAGAAAACGAACTATTTACGCCAATCTAGTTTGGAAACATGTCACTTCGTATAAAACAATGCcaagaaaatatatacatattaaaaaaaaatgaataaagatgTGGACCTGAACGAAACAGTCATGGAAATGTAATCGCACAACCAAGGCCGCGTTACGTGGGTCGGACAGCACTGCGCATTCCATTTCTTTCTTGACAGTCTCAAGCACAACCGGACAAGTAGATGCATAATAATCTAGCGTTAGAGAAGGGTCAGCTGCATGCAATCTGGTTCCAAGAAGGAAGAGAATCACAAGCATGAATTGCAGAACAAGGGGCTTTGAATGAAGGGAAAACGCCATTTTTGCCATTATCATGTTCTTGGGATAATTTCGAGAGTGGGAGAGATGGGTGAGACTGATGAGAGATATATACAAGTGTAAGGAACGTGGGGAATTTGTAGCTTGTTTGTGAGTTTTTTTCATGGCCACTTGGAGTATTCTGAATTATATGGGGGAAGTCTAGAGTCAAGAGAGGATGCAACTACTATTGGGCTGGTTGGTGGGTACTCCAAAAACCATAAGTTGAGACAAAGTTTAACGTTGAAAGATTCGA from Carya illinoinensis cultivar Pawnee chromosome 6, C.illinoinensisPawnee_v1, whole genome shotgun sequence includes:
- the LOC122314199 gene encoding peroxidase 11-like, giving the protein MKKTHKQATNSPRSLHLYISLISLTHLSHSRNYPKNMIMAKMAFSLHSKPLVLQFMLVILFLLGTRLHAADPSLTLDYYASTCPVVLETVKKEMECAVLSDPRNAALVVRLHFHDCFVQGCDGSVLLEDTITLKGEKKAPPNIHSLKGFRIIDRIKNTVESDCPGIVSCADILTIAARDAVLLVGGPYWDVPLGRKDSVTASYELANSNLPKAEEGLLSIISKFLYQGLSVTDMVALAGSHTIGMARCASFRSRIHGDWEATTSGYDPISESHLSNLKSVCPPIGGSDNNISAMDYVTPNLFDNSFYHLLLKGEGLLNSDQEMYSSVFGLETKELVKKYAADPLAFFQQFSDSMVKMGNITNPESFVSGEVRRNCRFVNT